A window of the Desulforapulum autotrophicum HRM2 genome harbors these coding sequences:
- a CDS encoding DEAD/DEAH box helicase: MKAETARTLKVEILYPQDLNLTWEKADFRVGDKQRILEEKIYHRYTATQNTDNEKSSEQEYWMLFLGSSDPLIPLTPSLDFFRTFADQFLEELRTTPDIETLREQTQIEPLDQALGILAGQAPPMVGSEYLNLDFLTRLWKKLNLVFTGQIKAYTGTVEAYLNELSPRIHLAGRVYFHLVESKDPAYPFQFLATYTATTGSGKHRPLEWALEEYKEDPPKMLELLTTVHRAAKQSPLLQEMIETGELFHHLAWETGEAFAFLKQVKHFEHCGILCRIPNWWKKKSAAPCLKISLGTGEPSIVGMNALINVDATLFIGDDPLTEDEVKALLAESQGLALIKNRWVEVDPVKLDRLLSAYTAAMKMAKGGALTIGEALALKLHPEKLAHLDDLTHLEISNGEWLEQVISKLKQPESITRVLPDKKFLATLRPYQQEGVNWLAFLDSLGFGACLADDMGLGKTVQVLAFLNILKTRDPGQTSLLVVPASLLSNWEAEIHRFLPTLNYHVAHPGYQKQSRTRKTADTDPADQWEGFDLVITTYAMVQRHGWMADVAWRTLILDEAQAIKNPGTKQSRTVKKLRSRTRITMTGTPIENALSDLWSLFDFINPGLMGTAGEFKTFSKQLKNNPAGYGRLKQVVSPYILRRMKTDKTIVPDLPEKVEMKTFPELSRKQQVLYMDFVKKLADKLECSDPGIQRKGLVLSALVKFKQICNHPDQYLGTGDFIPKESGKFTRLMEICATIHAKRERVLVFTQFKEMVAPLAEFLETVFHQKGHIIHGSLNVKKRHQAIEEFQGKAYIPFMVISLKAGGTGLNLTRANHVIHFDRWWNPAIENQATDRAFRIGQTRGVLVHKFITRGTIEEKIDLMIEKKKALTNQIISTSDTQGAWITQMDNKELMELFTLKI; the protein is encoded by the coding sequence ATGAAGGCTGAAACAGCCAGAACGCTGAAGGTTGAGATTCTTTACCCCCAGGACCTGAATCTCACCTGGGAGAAAGCTGACTTCAGGGTTGGAGATAAACAGCGCATCCTGGAAGAAAAAATTTACCACAGATACACCGCCACCCAAAACACCGATAATGAAAAATCCAGTGAGCAAGAGTATTGGATGCTCTTTCTTGGATCATCCGATCCCCTGATTCCCCTCACCCCTTCCCTTGATTTCTTCAGAACTTTTGCCGATCAATTTCTGGAAGAATTAAGAACGACCCCTGATATCGAAACCCTCAGGGAACAAACTCAAATTGAACCGTTGGACCAGGCCCTTGGGATCCTTGCCGGTCAAGCCCCGCCCATGGTCGGGTCGGAATATCTGAACCTTGATTTTCTGACCCGGCTGTGGAAAAAACTCAACCTGGTCTTCACAGGTCAGATAAAAGCATACACGGGAACAGTCGAAGCATACCTGAACGAGTTAAGCCCACGCATCCACCTGGCAGGGCGGGTCTATTTTCATCTGGTTGAAAGTAAGGACCCAGCCTATCCCTTCCAGTTCCTTGCCACCTACACGGCTACCACGGGTTCAGGCAAACACAGGCCCCTGGAGTGGGCCCTGGAAGAGTACAAAGAGGACCCTCCCAAAATGCTGGAGCTTCTCACCACCGTCCACAGGGCCGCAAAACAAAGCCCTTTGCTCCAGGAAATGATCGAAACAGGAGAGCTCTTTCACCACCTGGCATGGGAAACAGGGGAAGCCTTTGCCTTTCTCAAGCAGGTGAAACATTTTGAACATTGCGGCATCCTCTGCCGTATTCCAAACTGGTGGAAGAAAAAAAGCGCTGCCCCCTGCCTTAAAATCAGCCTCGGCACAGGGGAACCATCCATTGTGGGCATGAACGCTTTAATTAATGTGGATGCCACCCTGTTCATTGGAGATGATCCCCTTACCGAGGACGAGGTAAAGGCACTTCTTGCAGAAAGCCAGGGGCTTGCCCTGATCAAAAACAGATGGGTAGAGGTGGACCCGGTAAAGCTTGACAGACTATTGTCTGCCTATACGGCAGCCATGAAGATGGCTAAAGGCGGGGCCCTCACCATTGGTGAAGCCCTGGCCCTCAAGCTTCATCCGGAAAAGCTGGCCCACCTTGATGACCTCACACATCTGGAAATCTCCAATGGTGAATGGCTGGAACAGGTGATCTCCAAGCTCAAACAACCTGAATCCATAACAAGGGTACTCCCGGACAAGAAATTTCTGGCAACCCTCAGGCCCTACCAGCAGGAAGGGGTAAACTGGCTTGCCTTTCTGGACTCCCTTGGATTTGGTGCCTGCCTTGCCGATGACATGGGCCTTGGTAAAACCGTCCAGGTCCTTGCCTTTTTAAACATTTTAAAAACACGAGACCCCGGACAAACCTCTCTGCTTGTGGTGCCGGCCTCCCTTCTTTCAAACTGGGAAGCTGAAATCCACCGTTTTCTGCCAACGCTCAACTACCATGTAGCCCATCCTGGATACCAGAAACAGTCCAGGACCCGAAAAACAGCCGATACAGACCCGGCAGATCAATGGGAAGGGTTTGACCTTGTGATCACCACCTACGCCATGGTCCAGCGCCATGGGTGGATGGCAGATGTTGCCTGGAGGACCCTTATCCTGGATGAGGCCCAGGCCATCAAGAATCCGGGAACAAAACAGTCCAGGACAGTTAAAAAACTTCGATCCCGCACCCGCATCACCATGACCGGAACCCCCATTGAAAACGCCCTGTCCGACCTGTGGTCCCTGTTTGACTTCATCAACCCAGGATTGATGGGAACGGCTGGAGAATTCAAGACTTTTTCAAAACAGCTCAAGAATAATCCCGCAGGCTATGGACGGTTAAAGCAGGTGGTCTCCCCCTATATATTGAGGCGGATGAAGACGGACAAAACCATTGTTCCTGACCTTCCGGAAAAGGTTGAGATGAAAACCTTCCCGGAACTGTCCAGAAAGCAGCAGGTACTTTATATGGATTTTGTAAAAAAACTTGCAGACAAGCTTGAATGTTCCGACCCGGGAATCCAGAGAAAGGGCCTTGTGCTTTCAGCCCTTGTAAAGTTCAAGCAGATCTGCAACCACCCTGACCAATACCTTGGCACAGGTGACTTTATTCCTAAAGAGAGTGGCAAATTCACCCGGCTCATGGAAATCTGCGCAACCATCCATGCAAAGCGTGAACGGGTGCTTGTATTTACCCAGTTCAAAGAAATGGTGGCTCCCCTGGCAGAATTTCTTGAGACCGTGTTCCACCAGAAGGGACACATCATCCACGGCAGTCTCAACGTCAAAAAAAGACACCAGGCCATTGAAGAATTCCAGGGAAAAGCGTATATTCCCTTTATGGTGATCTCCCTCAAGGCCGGTGGAACAGGGCTCAACCTCACCCGGGCCAACCATGTGATCCATTTTGACCGATGGTGGAATCCAGCCATTGAAAATCAGGCAACGGACCGGGCCTTTCGCATCGGCCAGACCCGGGGGGTGCTGGTACATAAATTCATCACAAGGGGCACCATTGAAGAAAAAATAGACCTTATGATCGAAAAGAAAAAAGCGTTGACCAACCAGATCATTTCCACCTCTGACACCCAGGGCGCCTGGATAACGCAGATGGACAACAAAGAACTCATGGAGCTCTTCACCCTTAAGATATAG
- a CDS encoding tetratricopeptide repeat protein, translating into MALIPSLFFILVVMAVDPTFGSNKGGIYIDADMQYGYAQQCFNSGDPSTALVEFKRFIHFFPEDTRVRQAQFLTGQAYYATKRYEEARKIFETFLFPFSQDPLVIEAYFMVSRTLEQMDKAGQAETVLQNLLLLTDDIATKDRVHASLGWMGLKQSQGMTPLALEKAETHINSLSRSGADTYSRDRVNKTISTIRATKKKSPTLAGLTAIFPGMGFFYCERYQDALVSFVLNTALIMAAHESFERGNPALGGAITFVEAGFYAGNIYGSISSAHKFNLLRNQTNLELLEQAVDPPR; encoded by the coding sequence ATGGCCCTTATCCCTTCGTTGTTTTTCATCCTGGTGGTCATGGCTGTTGATCCGACGTTTGGGTCAAACAAGGGGGGAATTTATATTGATGCCGACATGCAGTATGGGTATGCACAACAATGTTTTAACAGCGGGGACCCGTCAACGGCCCTGGTGGAATTCAAACGGTTCATCCATTTTTTTCCTGAAGACACAAGGGTGAGGCAGGCACAATTTTTAACAGGCCAAGCATACTATGCCACCAAGAGATACGAAGAGGCTCGAAAAATCTTTGAAACCTTTCTTTTTCCCTTTTCCCAGGATCCCCTGGTCATCGAAGCCTATTTCATGGTCTCTCGAACCCTTGAACAAATGGACAAGGCCGGTCAGGCCGAGACGGTTCTCCAGAACCTGCTACTTCTGACCGATGACATTGCAACCAAGGATCGCGTCCATGCATCCCTTGGATGGATGGGCCTGAAACAATCCCAGGGCATGACGCCCCTTGCCCTTGAAAAGGCTGAAACACATATCAACAGTCTCAGCAGGTCCGGAGCCGACACCTACAGTCGTGACAGGGTGAACAAAACCATCTCCACCATTCGTGCAACAAAAAAAAAGAGCCCCACCCTAGCGGGGCTTACGGCAATATTTCCAGGCATGGGATTTTTCTACTGCGAGCGTTACCAGGATGCCCTGGTTTCGTTTGTTCTGAACACAGCCCTGATCATGGCGGCCCATGAATCCTTTGAAAGGGGCAACCCTGCCCTTGGCGGGGCCATTACCTTTGTTGAAGCCGGTTTCTATGCCGGGAACATCTACGGCTCCATATCAAGCGCCCACAAGTTCAATCTTTTAAGAAACCAGACAAACCTTGAATTATTGGAACAGGCGGTTGACCCGCCCCGCTAG
- the yidD gene encoding membrane protein insertion efficiency factor YidD, with translation MLPRNNLFFPIGRVMILSMTLAIILTLPMVIAPANARGQGVKSQKDSTQSHPVMEFYNRYISPVDGNRCPMYPTCSAYTQEAVERHGLFMGWIMACDRLVRCGRDETRISPAIVINKSRVTLDPVSANDFWWYKKP, from the coding sequence GTGTTACCCAGGAATAATCTCTTTTTCCCCATTGGCCGGGTCATGATCCTATCCATGACCCTTGCCATAATCCTGACCCTGCCCATGGTCATCGCACCGGCCAATGCCCGGGGACAGGGCGTTAAAAGCCAGAAGGACAGTACCCAAAGCCATCCTGTCATGGAGTTCTACAATCGATATATCTCCCCTGTGGACGGTAATCGCTGTCCCATGTATCCCACCTGCTCCGCCTATACCCAAGAGGCAGTGGAACGCCACGGGCTGTTCATGGGCTGGATCATGGCATGTGACCGACTTGTCCGGTGCGGAAGGGACGAGACCCGCATCTCGCCTGCAATCGTAATCAACAAATCCAGGGTAACCCTGGACCCGGTCTCGGCAAATGATTTCTGGTGGTATAAAAAACCGTGA
- the gspE gene encoding type II secretion system ATPase GspE: protein MSLQTFIEHLAQKTFVDEDAVQIIEGIYGHQNRGFTESLVGLKRFPEQAILMALGATYTIPFKPELTTANTRIEFTEVVSIHFLKKFLMVPLVNETRPSTIAIYDPSDLQAVDDLAAILDLGDYDLVLAPKSEILSAINTMFNQSPDNVQQMVEDLEGNSANIIMEIEQTADLLDDTSDAPVIRMVNHIISRSVKANASDIHIEPFQESLQVRYRIDGILYEMLSPPKWIQSALISRIKVMAKMNIAEKRAPQDGRLEVKIGEQKIDIRVSTVPTAFGERLVMRLLNKSGSLLKLNEFGFSRQNMTTIKELITLNNGIVLVTGPTGSGKTTTLYASLSVINSPDKNIITIEDPVEYNLMGIGQIQVNRKTGVTFAAGLRSVVRQDPDVILVGEIRDLETAEIAIQSALTGHLVFSTLHTNDSAGAVTRLTDLGVEPYLITSSVKAVIAQRLVRILCEQCKESYTLSAEELALLKITDPPPGGCRAFKAKGCARCFNTGYSGRQAILEIMKIDETLKSMILKTSDSNQIKAIALEHGMQTLRQNGIEKVLKGTTTVAEVLRVTQE from the coding sequence ATGAGCCTCCAGACCTTTATCGAACATCTTGCCCAAAAAACCTTTGTGGATGAAGATGCCGTTCAGATTATTGAGGGAATTTATGGACATCAGAACAGGGGATTCACTGAGTCCCTTGTGGGTTTAAAGCGTTTCCCGGAACAGGCGATTCTCATGGCACTTGGGGCCACCTACACCATACCCTTTAAACCCGAACTTACCACGGCCAATACCCGGATAGAGTTTACAGAAGTGGTGTCCATCCATTTCCTCAAGAAATTTTTGATGGTTCCCCTGGTAAACGAGACCCGTCCATCAACCATTGCCATTTATGACCCTTCGGACCTACAGGCGGTGGATGATCTTGCTGCCATACTTGATCTTGGCGATTATGATCTCGTTCTTGCCCCAAAAAGCGAAATTCTTTCCGCCATCAACACCATGTTTAACCAGAGTCCCGACAATGTGCAGCAAATGGTCGAAGATCTGGAAGGCAACAGCGCCAACATCATCATGGAAATCGAACAGACGGCCGATCTTCTGGATGATACAAGCGATGCCCCTGTCATACGGATGGTCAACCACATCATCTCAAGGTCGGTCAAGGCCAATGCCAGCGATATTCACATTGAGCCCTTCCAGGAGAGCCTCCAGGTAAGATACCGCATCGATGGTATCCTCTATGAAATGCTCTCTCCCCCCAAATGGATACAGTCTGCCCTGATTTCAAGAATCAAGGTCATGGCCAAAATGAACATTGCCGAAAAACGAGCCCCCCAGGATGGCAGACTTGAGGTGAAAATCGGTGAACAGAAGATCGACATCCGGGTTTCAACGGTGCCCACGGCCTTTGGGGAACGCCTGGTCATGAGGCTTTTGAACAAATCAGGCTCCCTTTTGAAACTGAACGAATTTGGTTTTTCAAGACAAAACATGACCACCATCAAAGAGCTGATTACCCTGAACAACGGGATCGTACTTGTCACCGGGCCCACGGGCAGCGGCAAAACAACCACCCTCTATGCCTCCCTGTCGGTGATCAACTCTCCGGACAAGAACATCATCACCATTGAAGACCCTGTGGAATACAACCTCATGGGCATCGGACAGATCCAGGTCAACCGTAAAACCGGGGTCACCTTTGCCGCAGGTTTAAGATCTGTTGTCAGGCAGGATCCGGACGTTATCCTTGTGGGGGAGATCCGGGACCTTGAGACGGCAGAAATCGCCATACAGTCGGCCCTGACAGGCCACCTTGTCTTTTCAACACTGCACACCAACGACTCGGCAGGGGCCGTGACCCGGCTTACCGATCTTGGAGTGGAACCCTACCTGATCACCTCCTCGGTCAAGGCGGTCATTGCCCAGCGACTGGTCAGAATCCTGTGTGAACAATGCAAGGAATCGTACACCCTGAGCGCTGAAGAGCTTGCCCTTTTAAAAATCACCGATCCTCCTCCGGGCGGATGCAGGGCGTTTAAAGCCAAGGGGTGCGCCAGATGCTTTAATACAGGTTACTCGGGCAGGCAGGCCATCCTTGAGATTATGAAGATTGATGAAACCCTTAAATCCATGATCCTCAAGACCTCGGATTCCAACCAGATCAAAGCCATCGCCCTGGAACACGGTATGCAGACCCTTCGCCAGAACGGAATTGAAAAAGTACTCAAAGGCACGACAACCGTTGCAGAGGTGCTCCGTGTTACCCAGGAATAA
- the gspD gene encoding type II secretion system secretin GspD: protein MFSNKLAVLPFLATLAIILFSPLLHQLPQAQSADANIAENHISIDFNNVDINVFIKFISELTGRNFVVDRRVKGNVTIISPSKISVKEAYGVFESVLSINGFTAVEAGQVIKIIPSPDARSENIDTRISKGGESPKDRVVTRIIALKYAEADELKKLFTPLISKGSVALSYSDTNTLIITDTLSNIERLLTIIEAVDVMGIGKTISVIPVENADAAKLVKNLSTIFTARTRTGKGKADVDMIVKFVADERTNSIVALASDIETDRIKRLVSLLDKKIPRGDEKIRVYYLEHATAEDLAKVLQEMPVKKSAQSTEGKKTAPVISDMVKIMADKATNSLIIMAEKEDYPVLEEVIHKLDIPRAMVYIECLIMEVNVESGFELGTQWQIGDGYDTDSDGNDQGVYFGSFKGSDGGSFTSAAAGGLGSGFSAGIMGKSITIGGVSFPTLGAVIQAYQSDKDSHILSTPQILTTDNEEATLTIGKNVPYQTRSSVDNDTTLTTSSYNSYEYKDVGITLKITPQISKDRLVRLNVYQEITKLDSSASQSTDRPTTLKRKIETTLIVEDGNTVVIGGLIDETLSSSEYKVPCLGDIPGLSYLFKTTSTGDEKTNLYVFLTPRVVKNPLEASELYKIKRKAIDEVRQQGEIKLYQTPGDKE, encoded by the coding sequence ATGTTCAGTAATAAACTTGCAGTGCTGCCTTTTCTTGCAACACTGGCTATCATTCTTTTTTCACCCCTTTTACATCAATTACCCCAGGCCCAATCAGCGGATGCAAACATTGCTGAAAACCATATCTCCATTGACTTTAACAACGTTGATATCAACGTATTCATCAAGTTCATCAGTGAACTGACCGGAAGAAACTTTGTGGTGGACCGGAGAGTCAAGGGGAACGTCACCATTATCTCTCCTTCAAAAATCTCTGTAAAAGAGGCCTATGGCGTATTTGAATCCGTGCTTTCCATCAATGGGTTTACCGCAGTTGAAGCAGGCCAGGTGATCAAAATCATCCCCTCGCCCGACGCACGGTCTGAAAATATCGACACCCGGATCTCAAAGGGAGGAGAATCACCCAAGGACAGGGTTGTCACCCGGATCATCGCCCTGAAATATGCCGAAGCAGATGAACTCAAGAAACTCTTCACGCCCCTGATATCCAAGGGCAGCGTGGCCCTTTCCTATTCCGACACCAACACCCTCATCATCACGGACACCCTCTCCAATATCGAACGTCTTTTGACCATCATTGAAGCCGTGGATGTCATGGGCATTGGAAAAACCATTTCCGTGATTCCCGTTGAAAATGCCGATGCCGCAAAGCTTGTCAAAAACCTCTCGACCATCTTCACAGCCAGAACCCGTACCGGAAAAGGCAAGGCTGATGTAGATATGATTGTAAAATTTGTGGCAGACGAGCGCACCAACTCCATTGTGGCCCTGGCAAGCGATATTGAAACCGACCGGATAAAAAGGCTGGTCAGCCTTCTGGATAAAAAAATCCCCAGGGGGGACGAAAAGATTCGAGTCTACTACCTGGAACATGCCACTGCTGAAGACCTTGCCAAGGTGCTCCAGGAGATGCCCGTGAAAAAAAGCGCCCAGAGCACCGAAGGAAAAAAGACAGCCCCGGTCATCTCGGACATGGTGAAAATCATGGCAGACAAGGCCACCAACAGCTTGATCATCATGGCGGAAAAAGAGGATTATCCGGTTCTGGAAGAGGTAATCCACAAACTCGATATTCCAAGGGCCATGGTTTATATCGAGTGCCTCATCATGGAGGTGAACGTCGAATCCGGTTTTGAATTGGGCACCCAGTGGCAGATCGGTGACGGATATGACACGGATTCCGACGGCAATGATCAGGGGGTCTATTTTGGCAGTTTCAAGGGCAGCGACGGCGGCAGCTTTACCAGCGCTGCGGCAGGTGGCCTGGGTTCTGGTTTTTCTGCAGGCATCATGGGCAAAAGCATTACCATCGGAGGGGTCTCCTTTCCCACCCTTGGTGCCGTAATCCAGGCCTACCAGTCAGACAAGGACAGTCACATTCTCTCCACCCCCCAGATTCTCACCACGGACAATGAAGAGGCAACCCTGACCATCGGCAAGAACGTTCCCTACCAGACCCGGTCGTCTGTTGATAATGACACCACCTTAACCACTTCCTCCTACAATTCATACGAGTACAAGGATGTGGGTATCACCCTCAAGATCACCCCCCAGATCAGCAAGGACAGGCTGGTTCGATTGAATGTTTACCAGGAAATCACCAAGCTTGACAGTTCAGCCAGCCAATCAACCGACCGCCCCACAACCCTGAAACGAAAAATAGAGACCACCCTGATCGTCGAAGACGGGAACACCGTCGTCATTGGCGGACTGATTGATGAAACCCTCTCAAGCTCAGAATACAAGGTGCCCTGCCTTGGGGATATCCCGGGCCTCTCCTATCTGTTTAAAACCACCTCCACGGGCGATGAAAAGACAAACCTGTACGTGTTCCTCACCCCCAGGGTGGTCAAGAACCCCCTTGAGGCCAGCGAACTTTATAAAATCAAACGAAAGGCCATTGATGAAGTACGCCAGCAGGGAGAGATAAAGCTGTATCAGACCCCAGGGGACAAAGAATGA
- a CDS encoding type II secretion system protein N: protein MKTIFTGLNIVLLTVAIYFCVTIMYNRIETATFSIPELSAPGKKIPELIAQDKQMRPGTLSTAIIQRNLFKAAITPEKEEKPTKIQEETVLVPTTLNLKLWGTVVGIGRQSFAVIQEEKTRTQTLFHEGDSVSKALIKKILRSSVVLNYNGEDQILEMEAQTPTGRAATPAPMLNNPNDTSTMTIEKSVIDDAINNMETLTKQVRVRPHFSKGKPDGLLIYGIRNNTLFNKLGLKNGDILMGVDNKELNSISDALALYQTLSQASEAKLQIKRRGKTKEIIYNVQ from the coding sequence ATGAAAACGATTTTTACAGGTTTAAATATTGTCTTGCTGACGGTTGCCATCTACTTCTGCGTTACAATCATGTACAACCGGATAGAGACCGCAACCTTTTCCATTCCTGAACTTTCCGCTCCCGGAAAAAAAATTCCGGAATTGATTGCCCAGGATAAACAAATGCGCCCTGGGACACTTTCCACAGCCATCATCCAAAGGAATCTATTTAAGGCTGCGATTACGCCTGAAAAAGAGGAAAAGCCCACGAAGATTCAAGAGGAGACAGTGCTTGTCCCAACGACACTCAACCTGAAACTATGGGGAACCGTGGTGGGAATCGGTAGACAATCCTTTGCCGTCATTCAGGAAGAGAAGACCAGAACCCAGACACTGTTCCACGAAGGAGACTCGGTCTCAAAGGCCCTCATCAAAAAGATACTTCGATCGAGCGTGGTTCTGAACTACAACGGGGAGGACCAGATCCTGGAAATGGAAGCCCAGACACCCACGGGGCGTGCCGCCACCCCTGCCCCCATGTTGAACAACCCGAACGATACATCAACCATGACCATTGAGAAATCCGTGATCGATGATGCCATCAACAACATGGAAACCCTGACAAAACAGGTAAGGGTCAGACCCCATTTTTCCAAAGGGAAACCCGATGGATTATTGATCTACGGCATAAGAAACAATACCCTTTTCAACAAACTGGGATTGAAAAACGGTGACATCCTCATGGGTGTTGACAACAAAGAGCTCAACTCCATCAGTGATGCCCTGGCCCTTTACCAGACTCTGAGCCAGGCATCCGAAGCAAAACTGCAAATAAAAAGGCGAGGTAAGACAAAGGAGATCATTTACAATGTTCAGTAA
- the gspN gene encoding type II secretion system protein GspN, giving the protein MMGVKTTFLYIGYAVLAFLVLCYLLFPGKTAGHIMAQRLNNITPELQVELSPVKLVPPLKLKTINPVLTLSNGKAITLGSLTLSPKPFTLFSSRKDLDFRIEAFNGVVTGTVSVPSGTSPSGITLVSTLAGLEIKSLHYGNTAMDILADFKLDGTLMYTPGQPLPGIAKGVFHLSNLKTELYTPVLEQLNLSEFNFTSVEISCTLQNNRLEITRLDAKGAQFAMALTGTCLLNPSMEKTRLDLKGKIQPTPSFVTAFAGLSSVTMLFEDKKNGGIPFTLSGTVEKPIFKL; this is encoded by the coding sequence ATGATGGGGGTGAAGACCACCTTTCTATATATCGGGTATGCCGTCCTGGCTTTTCTCGTCCTTTGCTACCTGCTTTTTCCCGGAAAAACGGCAGGCCACATCATGGCCCAACGACTCAACAACATCACCCCGGAACTCCAGGTTGAGCTCTCCCCCGTGAAACTGGTACCTCCCCTGAAATTAAAGACCATAAACCCCGTGCTGACTCTTTCTAATGGAAAGGCCATCACCCTTGGTTCACTTACCCTCTCCCCGAAACCTTTCACTCTTTTTAGTTCAAGAAAAGATCTGGATTTCAGGATAGAGGCATTTAACGGTGTTGTCACAGGCACTGTTTCAGTACCATCCGGGACATCTCCCTCCGGGATAACCCTCGTGTCAACGCTTGCAGGGCTTGAAATTAAGTCTCTCCACTATGGCAACACCGCAATGGATATCCTGGCGGACTTCAAGCTGGATGGAACCCTTATGTACACCCCCGGGCAACCCTTGCCGGGGATTGCCAAAGGCGTCTTTCACCTTTCAAACCTCAAAACCGAACTTTACACCCCTGTTCTTGAGCAGCTCAACCTGTCTGAATTTAACTTTACCAGCGTTGAGATTTCCTGCACCCTCCAGAATAACCGGTTGGAGATTACCCGTTTAGATGCCAAAGGCGCTCAATTTGCCATGGCCCTGACGGGCACCTGCCTCCTCAATCCATCAATGGAGAAAACCCGGCTGGACCTCAAGGGCAAAATCCAGCCAACCCCCTCCTTTGTTACAGCCTTTGCAGGATTATCCTCTGTTACCATGCTTTTTGAAGACAAAAAAAATGGGGGCATTCCGTTTACCCTTTCAGGAACCGTGGAGAAACCGATTTTTAAATTATGA
- a CDS encoding type II secretion system protein M encodes MTLSKQDKKALIVCAGFLTVFMVVQFILLPTLDRKKVLKQQILSKQASLTQLVALNEEYQRLSGLNRVETNAVSSRDKNFTLFSFLDTLAEQSGVKDNVAYMKPSSKPLNDKTYTLSMVKIKLDALYLKELVAFLHGVENLQNNVHIRSLSLSKTGKDNTLIDAIVETETLVKGDAA; translated from the coding sequence ATGACCCTTTCAAAACAGGATAAAAAGGCATTGATCGTGTGTGCCGGCTTTCTCACGGTATTTATGGTTGTTCAATTTATTCTTCTGCCAACCCTTGACCGGAAAAAGGTTCTCAAACAGCAGATTTTGTCCAAACAGGCGTCATTGACACAGCTTGTGGCCCTTAACGAGGAATATCAGAGACTCTCGGGACTCAACAGGGTTGAAACCAATGCTGTTTCAAGCCGTGACAAAAATTTCACCCTTTTTTCCTTTCTCGACACCCTGGCAGAGCAAAGCGGCGTCAAGGACAATGTGGCCTATATGAAACCCTCGTCCAAACCGCTGAACGATAAAACATATACCCTTTCCATGGTAAAGATAAAATTGGATGCCCTCTATCTCAAGGAACTTGTGGCCTTTCTCCATGGGGTTGAAAACTTGCAGAACAATGTACATATCCGTTCCCTATCGCTGTCAAAAACAGGCAAGGACAATACCCTGATAGACGCCATCGTCGAAACTGAAACCCTGGTCAAAGGAGATGCTGCATGA